The Streptomyces sp. NBC_00659 genomic interval TGTGGTGCGGACGTGACGCCCTCAAGGACGGCGTGATCCTCGCCAACGGCGACACCGTGCACCCGGTCTCCGTCGAGCGGACGCTGCTCGCCGCCCGCGGCGACGGCAAGAGGATCATCCTCGCCCTCGACACGGTGAAGAAGCTCGCCGACGAGGAGATGAAGGTCGTCGTGGACCCCGACAAGGGCGTCCAGAAGATCACCAAGCTCATGGAGCCGTCCGAGGCCACCGGCGAGTACATCGGTGTGACCCTCATCGAGGGCGTCGCCGCCGCCGAGCTGGCCGACGCCCTGAAGACGGTGTGGGAGACCGACCCGCAGCAGTTCTACGAGCACGGCTACCAGGAGCTCGTCAACCGCGGCTTCCGGATCGACGTCGCGCCGATCGGGGAGGTCAAGTGGGTCGAGATCGACAACCACGACGACCTCGCCAAGGGACGTGAGATCGCGTGCCAGTACTGACGAGGCTCATCCCCTCGCCGGTCGTCGTCGACATCCGTCCCGGTGCCCTGGACGACCTGGCGAGCGTGCTCAGCGACGAGCGCATCTCGCACTCGGGCAAGCTGGCCATCGCGGTCAGCAACGGCTCGGGCGCCCGGCTGCGCGACCGGATCGCCCCGGCCCTGCCCGGTGCCACCTGGTACGAGGTCGGCGGCGGCACGCTCGACGACGCGATCAAGCTGGCCGGCGCCATAAGGGCCGGGCACTACGACGCCGTCGTGGGCCTGGGCGGCGGCAAGATCATCGACTGTGCCAAGTTCGCCGCCGCGCGGGTCGGACTGCCGCTGGTCGCCGTGCCCACCAACCTCGCGCACGACGGCCTGTGCTCGCCGGTCGCCACCCTCGACAACGACGCGGGCCGCGGCTCCTACGGCGTGCCGAACCCGATCGCCGTGGTCATCGACCTCGACGTCATCCGTGACGCGCCGGTCCGGTTCGTCCGGGCGGGCATCGGGGACGCCGTCTCCAACATCAACGCGATCGCGGACTGGGAACTGTCCAACCGCGTCAAGGGCGAGAAGATCGACGGACTGGCCGCCGCCATGGCGCGCCAGGCGGGCGAGGCCGTGCTCAGGCACCCCGGGGGCGTCGGCGACAACGCCTTCCTCCAGGTCCTCGCCGAGGCGCTCGTCCTCACCGGCATCGCGATGTCGATCTCGGGCGACTCCCGGCCCGCCTCCGGCTCCTGCCACGAGATCAACCACGCCTTCGACCTCCTCTTCCCCAAGCGCGCCGCGAGCCACGGCGAGCAGTGCGGCCTGGGGGCGGCCTTCGCGATGTATCTGCGCGGCGCCCACGACGACGCCGTGTTCATGGCCCAGGTGCTGCGCCGGCACGGACTGCCGGTGCTGCCCGAGGAGATCGGCTTCACCGTGGACGAGTTCGTCCAGGTCGTGGAGTTCGCTCCGCAGACCCGGCCCGGCCGCTACACGATCCTCGAACATCTCGACCTGAACACCCACCAGATCAAGGACATCTACTCCGACTATGCCAAGGCCATCGGTAGCTGAACTCCGCCCCGTCGTTCATCCCCCGGGGGTGAAGGACCGGCGCAGCGGTGAGCACTGGGCGGGACGCCTGTACATGCGGGAGATCTCGCTGCGCTGCGACCGCTACCTGGTGAACACCAGGATCACGCCCAACCAGCTCACGTACCTGATGACCCTCTGCGGCGTGCTCGCGGCCCCCGCCCTGCTGGTGCCCGGGATCACGGGCGCGGTGCTGGGCGTGGTGATGGTCCAGCTCTATCTGCTGCTCGACTGCGTCGACGGCGAGATCGCGCGCTGGAAGAAGCAGTACTCGCTCGGCGGGGTCTATCTCGACCGCGTCGGCGCCTATCTCACCGACGCGGCCGTCCTCGTCGGCCTCGGCCTGCGCGCCGCGGACCTGTGGGGAGAGGGACGTATCGACTGGCTGTGGGCCTTCCTCGGCACGCTGGCCGCCCTCGGCGCGATCCTGATCAAGGCGGAGACCGACCTCGTCGGTGTCGCCCGCCACCAGGGCGGGCTGCCGCCGGTCCAGGAGTCCGCCGCCGAGCCCCGCTCCTCGGGCGTGGCGCTGGCCCGCAGGGCCGCCGCCGCGCTCAAGTTCCACCGGCTGATCCTCGGCATCGAGGCGTCCCTGCTGATCCTGCTCCTCGCGATCGTGGACCAGATCAACGGCGACCTGTTCTTCACCCGGCTCGGCACCGCCGTGCTCGCCGGTATCGCGCTCCTGCAGACCGTGCTGCACCTGGTGTCCATCCTCGCTTCGAGCAGGCTCAAGTGAGTACGGCGACGAAGGTCGGCGCGGTGATCATCACCATGGGCAACCGCCCCGACGAGCTCAGGGCCCTTCTCGACTCCGTCGCCAAGCAGGACGGCGACCGCGTCGAGGTGGTCGTGGTCGGCAACGGCTCACCCGTCCCGGACGTCCCCGCGGGGGTCCGGACCGTCGAGCTGCCCGAGAACCTCGGCATCCCCGGCGGCCGCAACGTCGGCATCGAGGCCTTCGGCCCCGGCGGCACCGACGTGGACGTCCTCCTCTTCCTGGACGACGACGGCCTGCTGGCCCACCACGACACGGCCGAACTGTGCCGCCGGGCCTTCGCCGACGACCCGGAGCTCGGCATCATCAGCTTCCGGATCGCCGACCCCGAGTCCGGTGAGACCCAGCGCCGCCACGTGCCGCGGCTGCGCGCCGCCGACCCGATGCGCTCCTCACGCGTCACCACGTTCCTCGGCGGCGCCAACGCGGTCCGTACGAAGGTCCTCGCCGAGGTCGGCGGACTCCCGGACGCGTTCTTCTACGCCCATGAGGAGACCGACCTGGCCTGGCGGGCCCTCGACGCCGGCTGGATGATCGACTACCGCTCCGACATGGTGCTGTACCACCCGACGACCGCCCCCTCGCGGCACGCGGTGTACCACCGGATGGTGGCCCGCAACCGCGTCTGGCTCGCGCGCCGCAACCTTCCCGCACCACTCGTCCCGGTCTACCTCGGCGTCTGGATGCTCCTGACGCTGCTGCGCCGCCCCTCGCGGGCCGCGCTGCGGGCCTGGTTCGGTGGATTCAGGGAAGGCTGGAGGAGTCCCTGCGGACCGAGGCGTCCCATGAGGTGGCGCACGGTGTGGCGGCTGACCCGACTGGGCCGGCCTCCGGTCATCTGACAAGCTCGACCCTGAGAGCACTCGGGCCCTACCCGGTTCCCGGCTCATGCCCACGTTCCAACCGGCTGTGCGCATCTTGAAGACGAAAGTTCCCCTTGTGAGTGAGACCACGCATGACGGCGGAGTCGCGGTGAGCGACCGGCCGTCGCCCGATGACGGGCTTTCCGCGGCCGAACTGGCCGCCAAGTACGGCCTCGCGGTCAGCGGCGCCCGGCCCGGGCTGGGCCAGTACGTGCGTCAGCTGTGGGGCCGGCGGCACTTCATCCTCGCCTTCTCGCAGGCGAAGCTCACCGCCCAGTACAGCCAGGCCAAGCTGGGCCAGCTCTGGCAGGTGGTGACGCCGCTGCTCAACGCGTTCGTCTACTTCCTGATCTTCGGGCTGATCTTGAAGGCCAACCGCGGCGTTCCACACGACGTGTACATCCCGTTCCTGGTGACCGGCGTCTTCGTGTTCACCTTCACGCAGAACTCGGTCATGGCGGGTGTGCGGGCGATCTCGGGCAACCTGGGACTGGTGCGCGCGCTGCACTTCCCGCGTGCCTCGCTGCCGATCTCGTTCGCCCTCCAGCAGCTCCAGCAGCTGCTCTTCTCGATGATCGTGCTGTTCATCGTGGCGATCGGCTTCGGCAGCTACCCGGGCCTGTCCTGGCTGCTGATCGTCCCGGTGCTGTTCCTGCAATTCCTGTTCAACACCGGCCTCGCGCTGATCGTGGCGCGGATGGGCGCGAAGACGCCCGACCTCGCCCAGCTCATGCCGTTCATCCTGCGCACCTGGATGTACGCCTCCGGTGTCATGTTCTCCATCAGCGCCATGCTGGCCAGCCGCCCCGAATGGATCGCCCGCGTGCTGCAGGCGAACCCGGCCGCCGTCTACATGGAGCTGATGCGCTTCGCGCTCATCGACGGCTACGGCTCCTCCAACCTGCCGCCGCACGTGTGGGCCCTCGCCGTCTTCTGGGCCGTGGGCACGGCCGTCGGCGGGTTCGTCTACTTCTGGAAGGCTGAAGAGAGGTACGGCCGTGGCTGAGCTCGAGCAGAGGTCGCACATCCCGACCGTCATCGCGGACGAACTGCACATCGTGTACCGCGTGAACGGCGCCAAGACCGGCAAGGGCAGCGCCACATCCGCCCTCAGCCGCATCATCAAGCGCGGCGAGGAGCGCGGTGTCCGCAAGGTGCACGCCGTCAGAGGTGTCTCCTTCACCGCGTACCGGGGCGAGGCCATCGGACTGATCGGCTCGAACGGCTCCGGCAAGTCCACGCTGCTGCGGGCCATCGCCGGTCTGCTTCCCGCGGAGAAGGGCAAGGTCTTCACCGACGGCCAGCCCTCGCTGCTCGGCGTGAACGCGGCCCTGATGAACGACCT includes:
- a CDS encoding phosphocholine cytidylyltransferase family protein, whose product is MIGLVLAAGAGRRLRPYTDSLPKALVPVGPAGIEDSITVLDLTLGNFAEIGLTEVGIIVGYRKEAVYDRKAALEEKYGLKITLIDNDKAEEWNNAYSLWCGRDALKDGVILANGDTVHPVSVERTLLAARGDGKRIILALDTVKKLADEEMKVVVDPDKGVQKITKLMEPSEATGEYIGVTLIEGVAAAELADALKTVWETDPQQFYEHGYQELVNRGFRIDVAPIGEVKWVEIDNHDDLAKGREIACQY
- a CDS encoding iron-containing alcohol dehydrogenase family protein, giving the protein MPVLTRLIPSPVVVDIRPGALDDLASVLSDERISHSGKLAIAVSNGSGARLRDRIAPALPGATWYEVGGGTLDDAIKLAGAIRAGHYDAVVGLGGGKIIDCAKFAAARVGLPLVAVPTNLAHDGLCSPVATLDNDAGRGSYGVPNPIAVVIDLDVIRDAPVRFVRAGIGDAVSNINAIADWELSNRVKGEKIDGLAAAMARQAGEAVLRHPGGVGDNAFLQVLAEALVLTGIAMSISGDSRPASGSCHEINHAFDLLFPKRAASHGEQCGLGAAFAMYLRGAHDDAVFMAQVLRRHGLPVLPEEIGFTVDEFVQVVEFAPQTRPGRYTILEHLDLNTHQIKDIYSDYAKAIGS
- a CDS encoding CDP-alcohol phosphatidyltransferase family protein; amino-acid sequence: MPRPSVAELRPVVHPPGVKDRRSGEHWAGRLYMREISLRCDRYLVNTRITPNQLTYLMTLCGVLAAPALLVPGITGAVLGVVMVQLYLLLDCVDGEIARWKKQYSLGGVYLDRVGAYLTDAAVLVGLGLRAADLWGEGRIDWLWAFLGTLAALGAILIKAETDLVGVARHQGGLPPVQESAAEPRSSGVALARRAAAALKFHRLILGIEASLLILLLAIVDQINGDLFFTRLGTAVLAGIALLQTVLHLVSILASSRLK
- a CDS encoding glycosyltransferase family 2 protein; translation: MGNRPDELRALLDSVAKQDGDRVEVVVVGNGSPVPDVPAGVRTVELPENLGIPGGRNVGIEAFGPGGTDVDVLLFLDDDGLLAHHDTAELCRRAFADDPELGIISFRIADPESGETQRRHVPRLRAADPMRSSRVTTFLGGANAVRTKVLAEVGGLPDAFFYAHEETDLAWRALDAGWMIDYRSDMVLYHPTTAPSRHAVYHRMVARNRVWLARRNLPAPLVPVYLGVWMLLTLLRRPSRAALRAWFGGFREGWRSPCGPRRPMRWRTVWRLTRLGRPPVI
- a CDS encoding ABC transporter permease codes for the protein MSETTHDGGVAVSDRPSPDDGLSAAELAAKYGLAVSGARPGLGQYVRQLWGRRHFILAFSQAKLTAQYSQAKLGQLWQVVTPLLNAFVYFLIFGLILKANRGVPHDVYIPFLVTGVFVFTFTQNSVMAGVRAISGNLGLVRALHFPRASLPISFALQQLQQLLFSMIVLFIVAIGFGSYPGLSWLLIVPVLFLQFLFNTGLALIVARMGAKTPDLAQLMPFILRTWMYASGVMFSISAMLASRPEWIARVLQANPAAVYMELMRFALIDGYGSSNLPPHVWALAVFWAVGTAVGGFVYFWKAEERYGRG